A stretch of DNA from Brevibacillus ruminantium:
CTTTATCGTTATAGCTTTTCTTGATCGTCTCAAAATGGAACTCATCCGTCCATCCCAAATGTTTGTTAATAAATGAGACGGCTCCCTTTACCTTCTCTTCATCCGTCAATTCCGGAGCTGCTGAGAGAGTGGCGGGGTCGGTAAAGGTGATCGTTTGCTGATCAGGCCGGAGCTGGACCGAGCGACTGCCGTCCGTATAAATCACCGTTTTATCCCGCTCCACGATCTGACGGACCAGTGTCCGGTCGAGAAAATACGCATCCAGGAGTTGATTGTTGTCAATCACCTGGTAGCTAAACTGAAACGACTGCATTCTCACCGGGTTCTTCGGCAAATAGTAGATCGAGCCCGATGACCGGTTCTGCTCCAAAAACGGGACAGCCGGTTCTCGATGGACGACCTTCATGATTTGTTCCGGCATGGTATTTCCTGTAGGCAGATACGACTGCCGCAGATCTTTCGGGCTGATAGACGTGCGGCTTCGCAGCGCCTGCTCTTCACCCGACAGGATAAACAACGCGTAGACGAGATCCTCATCCTGTTCATAGTACAATAGCAGCCTGTCGATCCCCTTCCCTTTATCCCTTACCTCATCGCGAAAGGTAACCAGCCTGCCTACGACAGAGAGCGGAATGCTGTTGCGAAAACGGATTTCGATTCCGGGCTTTTCCCGGGCAATTTTCTCCCACTTCTCGATAGGCAGAGAATAAGGAGAGAAATCGAGAAAGATCCATTTCGGCATCTCTTCTTTCACCAGTCGATAATGCCCATCCGTCGCCGTCGCTTTGGTATGGCGGTCATCCCCGTAGTGAAAAATCACGGATTCCGGTGCGACCAGTTCATCGAGCTGTTTTTCCTTCACGGGCTTTGATTCCTTGTATTGGGCCGGCTCGATCAATTGCAGATTCGGTTGGTTTGTCCATAACAAGGCCGTCAAACAAAAGCTGGATATCACCAACAAAGTGAGCAACAGGGTTTTGGCCGGTTCAATCCACCGCTTCATCCTGCTGTCCCTCCTCTGGCTAACGGCAACCAAAAGGTGACCGTCGTTCCTTCATTTAGATCACTGTCAATCTCAATCTCTGCCCCGTGCGCCTGTACAAGCTCACGGGCAATCGCCAGACCGAGACCCGTGCCTCCCTGTCCGCGCGAGCGCGCCTTGTCCACTCGATAGAAGCGCTCAAATATGCGTTTCAGATCACGCTGGGGAATCCCGATACCGGTATCTGCAATCGAAATAGACAGACGCTTCAAATGACGGTTCACCTGGGCGGTCACTACGACCGATCCTCCCTCGGGCGTATACTTGACCGCATTGGACAGCAGATTATCGAGCACCTGATTGATCGCATCCTTATCCACATAGACAGGCGGCAAATTTTCCACTGTCTCCAAGCGAAGCTGAACGCCCTGCTGTTCCCCAAACAGGGAAAACCGATTGACCGCATAACGGAGCAATTGATTGGCGTCCGTTTCGAGGTAGCGGAGATGAATCCCCTGCGAGTCAAAGCGGGAGAGCTGAAGCAGATCGTTTACCAGACGGATCATCCGCTCCGTCTCCGACATCGTCACCTTCAAGAAGCGGTGCGAGAGCTCGGGATCATCTACCGCTCCATCCAACAGCGCCTCGACATAGCTTTTGACGGTCGTCAGCGGAGTCCGCAGCTCGTGTGACACATTGGCCACAAACTCTTTGCGCTGCTGATCCAGCCGCTGTTGTTCGGTTACATCCTGCAGCACGGTGATAATCCCGCCGCGCCTGCCGCTGTCATGCTGCAGCGGGGTAAACGTCACGCGCAGAATCAGCACGTCGCGGTTCGGCAGCATCATCTCGATAATCAGCGGCTCGATCTGGGAGTAGAGCGGCATTTCCTCTTCGGGCGGCAGACGCAACAGATCGTAGAGCGTCAATCCCTTTGTCATGCAGTCCGTCATCGTCACCTGCAGCATCTCTTCTGCCGTCCGGTTCATCAGCATGATGTGGCCATCCCGGTTGGAAGCCACCACCCCGTCGGACATGTTGCTCAAAATACCGGCTAGTTTTTCCCGCTCCTCTTCCTGCTGTGTAATCGCCTCTTTCAGCCGGAGCGTCATATGGTTGAAGGCCATGCCAAGCTGGCCGATCTCATCATCACTGTAGATTCTCACATTCCGGTTAAAATCCCCGTCCGAAACAGCCCGTGCCTGACGTGTCATCTCCTTGACCGGTGTGGTAATCGTCCGGGCCAGGACTACGCCCAGAGCGGCTGTAATCGCCAGGGCAAACATCGTTCCGGTCGCGAGAATCCCGTTCATTTTGCGGACAGTGGCATAGGTAGCCTCCATCGAAGCCGCCATGTACACCGCACCGTAGACAATATTATCTCCTTTTACAGGAAGCACCAGAACTTTGACCCGATCCCCTGTCCGCGGATCAATACGCGTCGATTCACTGCGCGTCCCCAGCAGTGCAATCGTCACCTCTGGCTGGGAGTTGCGCTGGCCAATCGTTCGCTTGTCCTCCGTGGTACTGATCACCGTTCCATTCGAATCGATGACACGTACGTTTGCCCCATTCAGCTTCACCAGATGGGTGATCAGATTATCAATGCCTTGCCGGACTTCCTCCGTACTTTGTTCTTTTCCCTCGTTTGGACGCAGATAGCTCTGGGACAGGGTAGCCAGCAAGCTCGCCTGCGCGTTCAGCGTTTCAGAGAAGTTGTTGACGTAGTAGCTTTCCACCTCGCGTGCAAAGTAGGCTCCAATAAACTGCATCGCCATCAAGATCAACAACATGTAGATGACGACTACTTTCCACTGGACCGTCTTGAACAGGCGAAACAGTCGAAACGACCTCATCCAAGGCTGCCTCCCGCCCCTGGGTTGCGCATGGTATAGCCAAGTCCGCGCCGCGTGATAATGTACTTCGGTTGGCTCGGATCATCCTCGATTTTTTCTCGCAGCCGACGAATGGTCACATCGACTGTCCGCACATCCCCAAAGTAGTCAAAGCCCCATACGGATTGCAGCAAATGCTCCCGTGTCAAAACCTGTCCCTGATGGCGCGCCAGATAGACCAGCAACTCAAATTCCCGATGGGTCAGCTCCAGCGGTTCCCCCACCTTCGCGACCGTATAGGATTGAAGATCAATTTCCAGTTCATACACGCGCAGCACGTGATTCTCCTGCTCCTCTTGATTCTTCGGCTGCTGGCGGCGCAGGTGTGCTTTAACCCTAGCTACCAGCTCCCGTGCACTGAAGGGCTTGGTCACATAATCATCTGCGCCCAGCTCCAGACCGAGTACTTTATCGACCTCCGAGTCCTTGGCCGTCAGCATGATGATCGGAACATCACAGGTTTGACGGACGGAGCGGCAGACATCCATTCCATCCCGTCCGGGGAGCATGACGTCCAACAGGATCAGGTCCGGCTTTTCTTCCTGCACGAGCAGAATTGCCTCCTCACCGTCATAGGCGCAAACCACCTGGTAACCCTCTTTTTCAAAGGTAAATTTCAAGATATCGGCAATTGGTTTTTCATCGTCCACAACCAGGAGTTTTGCCATATCGCTCTCCCCCTTCTGTATCGTAATGGATTCCACTTGGCGTACGGATAATCCTTCTCATCCCATTGTAGCAGACTGCCACTTCTGACGCTTCTCCCCGCAGCGCATGAGAAAACTTGGCTGCGCCAGGTTGGGGCCGCTGAGTTGGGGTTGCTGAGTTGAGACTGCTGAGTTGAGCCGCTGAGTTAAGGCCGCTGAGTTGAGCCGCTGAGTTAAGGCCGCTGAGTTGGGATCGAGCCATTATGCTGCTCACGCGTGCTGCCTTTGCTTCGGAACGAAAAAAAAGAGGTCCTCTCGATATCGGAGAGGAGCCCCTTGTCTCTTTTTTGAATATGGTCAAACTTTCCAGTCTATTTCAGGAAACGAACCGGGTTTTGAACTCGTCCATTTTGTATAACCTCAAAATGCAGGTGGACACCTGTAGATTGACCGGTAGAACCCATGACCCCAATTTGTTTTCCTTGGGAAACCACGTCTCCCACCTTTACATTGATGGAATTCAGATGGCCGTAGCGGGTTTGCATGCCATTTCCATGGTCGATCAGGATCGCTTTCCCGTAGTCGCCATCCCAACCTGCAGAGACGACGCGACCGTTGTCCGCTGCACGTACAGCACCCGAACCGGCGATGTCAATTCCCTTGTGGAGACGTCCCCATCTCATGCCAAACCCGCTGCTGATGGTACCTCTTGCCGGCCAGGCGAGACGGCCTGTCCCACGAGAAGGAATCACTTTTGTTCCGCGCTCTACGATTTTGACCACTGGTTGGCTGATCACTTCTTGTTCCAGGATTTTCTTCTCGACAACTTGTCCATTTTCTTTCACGACCTGATAACGGACAGATTTGCTGCCTTCTTTTCCTTCCTGGACGACCTTTGACTCGCCTTTTGGCAATTTTTCGTTATTTTGAATTTGTGTCGCAAATGGAATTGCTTCCTTTTCCGTCACTTCTTCTTTTACCTGAACGGTCACCAGCGGGCGCAGGGCCGTTACATTAATCTGCTGTCCCAGCTGGAGCAATGTATTTTCCGTAATCCCCGGATTGTTTGCATAGATATCCTTTGAGGTAATGCCGTACTTCTTGGCAATGCAACCAACGCAGTCGCCTTCCACTACGGTATGGGTAACCTGCTTAAACGTGCCTTTGGACAGCAGCTCCTCCAGCTTGTCCACCGGCAAAACCTGCGCAGCAGTAACCGAGTCGCCCTCCATCTTTACGTCTTCTTTGATCGATACTTCTACACCGAGAGGAGCTTTCGGTTGACCGATAGAGGCCGCTGCCACCGTTTGTTTCTTGACGTGTTCCAGCGGAATGCCGGAAAATTTCTCCTTTACGACAGTTAGTGCTTTCTCTGCCGCTTCTTTGCTTTCCGCATACCCAATCACATTTCCGTCAACGACCAATTTGACAGCCTCTACTTTGATGTCGGCAATATCCGACAGTGCTTTGATGGCTGCCTCGTTATCATATTGTCCTTTGTACAGTTGTTCTTCGCTAAACGTTATGTAATCCGACATGGTCAAGTTCAGGCCGTGTTTTGCCTTTTCCTCTTCCAATTTTGCCTTCGTCCACGTATGTACCACCTGCGGATCGTTGACGATGCCGATTTCCTGGCCATTTACAGCCACGTGGTAGATCGAAATGATGTTGCTCTTGTAATAATAGTTGGCGGATGCCCCAATTGCTGTCGTCAGTAGCAGTCCTGCTGCGATGGTTAGAGTTTGTTTTTTGTAAGTACGGACAAACGTGATTGCTCGCTCGACCGCGCGTTTTGTAGCTGTGCTGCTCGCTTCGACAAATCGCTTTGTCTGATTTTGCAGCTTCGCCATCCATTCGGCGCTTTGCATACCTTGTCCCTCCTGAAAACGATACATCTCCTTCATGTACGTAACGATTTCGAATATTTATACGAAATTTACTAGGTCGAATATCCCATATATTAGTTTCCAATTATCTGCCAAATTGCCTAATGAAATCAACTATGTCGACTTTACCACAAAAATACCGACAACATCAAGTGTAAAATACCGTCGAATAGTTTTTGACCGTCCGTCGCATAATAGGCTCATCGTATCTGGGATTTTTTATCAACAACAGCATGAGAGGAGAGACAACCTGTGAAGGAACGTAATATTCTGGCCGGGTTCAAAACGGTAGAAGCCGCAGAAAAAGCAGCCGCTTCGCTTCGTCAGGCCGGATTCGAGACCATTCAGATCGCCCAGATCGGCCAATATCCTGGCGACGGTATTCAGAACATCACTAATCCCATTACCGGCGATATTCCGAGTCTGGCCTCACTGACAGAGGCCGGAGACTTTCCAAGCGGCCGTGATGCCAGCATTCTGGCAGCTGCGGGACCGGATGCCAGCGGTATGGCAGATCGCGGAGATGAACGGCTCGGCAGCATTCTGCTGACTGCCGTGGTTCCCGAGGAACGTGGAGACGAAGCCACCCAAATCATTGAAGCCCACGGCGGCGTGATTTAGTAGAACGAAGCCACCTTGTCCTTGCCTGGACAGGTGGCTATTTGTTGTTTGGCATGAGAAGCTTACACCTCAACCATCGAGGTAATGTCTTTTACGGCTAACCGCCGAATTGTCGTTTTTCCATCGTCCCGTTTTTTGTAGGTTGTGATAAAGCAAAGATAGCCGTTGTTAAAATGAGTCATGGTTCCCTTGATGACGACTCCGTTAAACATTTTCACCTGAACATTCTTGCCCAGGAGCTTCATCGCCTTCTGATCAAACCCCATCATCATGACCACCTCATTTTTCCTTGATATGCCTTACCATATGCCCAGACGATCCCGTTTCGTGTCTGTCCGTACGGAAAAAAAGTGCCACGGCTTTTCCCTTTTTCTATGTACCTGCGTCCCAGGCGCGACGATACACAAAAAACCCCGCCCACTCATGGACGGGGTTTGCACTTATCCGTAAATACCGCGAACAATCACAGTTTGCTCACGATCCGGCCCCACCGAGAAGATGGAGAGCGGAATGCCTGTAAGCTGAGTGATACGCTCGATGTAATGACGTGCATTTTCAGGCAGCTCGTTCAGGCTGCGAACGCCGGTAATATCCTCTTTCCAGCCTGGCAACTCTTCGTACACAGGCTCGCATTTTGCCAGTTGGTTCAGGTTCGCCGGGAAAGACTCAATCAGTTCGCCATTGTATTTGTACGCTGTGCAAATGCGCAGGGTATCAATGCCAGACAGGGTATCCAGTTTGGTAATTGCCAGACCAGTAATCCCGCTGACGCGGCGAGCATGACGAACGACGACACTGTCAAACCAGCCGACACGGCGCGGACGGCCAGTGGTCGTACCGTATTCAAAGCCGACTTCGCGAATGTGGTCGCCCGTCTCATCCGTCAGTTCAGTCAGGAACGGACCATCGCCCACACGCGTGGTGTACGATTTGGCTACACCAATTACTTGATTGATCTTCGTCGGACCGACACCGGAACCGATGGTCACCCCGCCCGCGATCGGGTTAGACGACGTCACATACGGGTATGTGCCTTGGTCGATGTCGAGCAGAACCCCTTGCGCTCCCTCAAACAGGACACGGTTGCCCTGATCGATCGCGTCATTCAGTACGACAGAGGTATCCGCTACATACGGACGGATAATTTCCGCGTAACCGAGGTACTCTTCCAGCACTTCTTCCAGGTTGAAACCGCTGGTATTATACAGCTTTTCAAGCAGCATATTTTTGTCAGCGAGGTTGCGCTCCAGCTTGC
This window harbors:
- a CDS encoding adenylosuccinate synthase yields the protein MSTVVVVGTQWGDEGKGKITDYLAESAEVVARYQGGNNAGHTIIFGGNKYKLHLIPSGIFYTDKTCVIGNGMVIDPKALVTELEYIHSFGFSTQNLKISDRAHVILPYHIKLDSVEEESRGQNKIGTTRKGIGPAYMDKAARIGIRIADLLDKDEFARKLERNLADKNMLLEKLYNTSGFNLEEVLEEYLGYAEIIRPYVADTSVVLNDAIDQGNRVLFEGAQGVLLDIDQGTYPYVTSSNPIAGGVTIGSGVGPTKINQVIGVAKSYTTRVGDGPFLTELTDETGDHIREVGFEYGTTTGRPRRVGWFDSVVVRHARRVSGITGLAITKLDTLSGIDTLRICTAYKYNGELIESFPANLNQLAKCEPVYEELPGWKEDITGVRSLNELPENARHYIERITQLTGIPLSIFSVGPDREQTVIVRGIYG
- the walK gene encoding cell wall metabolism sensor histidine kinase WalK; this encodes MRSFRLFRLFKTVQWKVVVIYMLLILMAMQFIGAYFAREVESYYVNNFSETLNAQASLLATLSQSYLRPNEGKEQSTEEVRQGIDNLITHLVKLNGANVRVIDSNGTVISTTEDKRTIGQRNSQPEVTIALLGTRSESTRIDPRTGDRVKVLVLPVKGDNIVYGAVYMAASMEATYATVRKMNGILATGTMFALAITAALGVVLARTITTPVKEMTRQARAVSDGDFNRNVRIYSDDEIGQLGMAFNHMTLRLKEAITQQEEEREKLAGILSNMSDGVVASNRDGHIMLMNRTAEEMLQVTMTDCMTKGLTLYDLLRLPPEEEMPLYSQIEPLIIEMMLPNRDVLILRVTFTPLQHDSGRRGGIITVLQDVTEQQRLDQQRKEFVANVSHELRTPLTTVKSYVEALLDGAVDDPELSHRFLKVTMSETERMIRLVNDLLQLSRFDSQGIHLRYLETDANQLLRYAVNRFSLFGEQQGVQLRLETVENLPPVYVDKDAINQVLDNLLSNAVKYTPEGGSVVVTAQVNRHLKRLSISIADTGIGIPQRDLKRIFERFYRVDKARSRGQGGTGLGLAIARELVQAHGAEIEIDSDLNEGTTVTFWLPLARGGTAG
- a CDS encoding YycH family regulatory protein, whose protein sequence is MKRWIEPAKTLLLTLLVISSFCLTALLWTNQPNLQLIEPAQYKESKPVKEKQLDELVAPESVIFHYGDDRHTKATATDGHYRLVKEEMPKWIFLDFSPYSLPIEKWEKIAREKPGIEIRFRNSIPLSVVGRLVTFRDEVRDKGKGIDRLLLYYEQDEDLVYALFILSGEEQALRSRTSISPKDLRQSYLPTGNTMPEQIMKVVHREPAVPFLEQNRSSGSIYYLPKNPVRMQSFQFSYQVIDNNQLLDAYFLDRTLVRQIVERDKTVIYTDGSRSVQLRPDQQTITFTDPATLSAAPELTDEEKVKGAVSFINKHLGWTDEFHFETIKKSYNDKDVVTFRQYIGAYPLYSKEGLPIDTIRVTMEAGQVVTMERSLIDLERYVQSKSWMAMSGPELFQYIREKGLANTDQIQNAYLSYQTVTREDYVELIPIWVVEVINYPNLYIPAQLKQRGGPEHGLE
- a CDS encoding M23 family metallopeptidase, which produces MQSAEWMAKLQNQTKRFVEASSTATKRAVERAITFVRTYKKQTLTIAAGLLLTTAIGASANYYYKSNIISIYHVAVNGQEIGIVNDPQVVHTWTKAKLEEEKAKHGLNLTMSDYITFSEEQLYKGQYDNEAAIKALSDIADIKVEAVKLVVDGNVIGYAESKEAAEKALTVVKEKFSGIPLEHVKKQTVAAASIGQPKAPLGVEVSIKEDVKMEGDSVTAAQVLPVDKLEELLSKGTFKQVTHTVVEGDCVGCIAKKYGITSKDIYANNPGITENTLLQLGQQINVTALRPLVTVQVKEEVTEKEAIPFATQIQNNEKLPKGESKVVQEGKEGSKSVRYQVVKENGQVVEKKILEQEVISQPVVKIVERGTKVIPSRGTGRLAWPARGTISSGFGMRWGRLHKGIDIAGSGAVRAADNGRVVSAGWDGDYGKAILIDHGNGMQTRYGHLNSINVKVGDVVSQGKQIGVMGSTGQSTGVHLHFEVIQNGRVQNPVRFLK
- the yycF gene encoding response regulator YycF; the protein is MAKLLVVDDEKPIADILKFTFEKEGYQVVCAYDGEEAILLVQEEKPDLILLDVMLPGRDGMDVCRSVRQTCDVPIIMLTAKDSEVDKVLGLELGADDYVTKPFSARELVARVKAHLRRQQPKNQEEQENHVLRVYELEIDLQSYTVAKVGEPLELTHREFELLVYLARHQGQVLTREHLLQSVWGFDYFGDVRTVDVTIRRLREKIEDDPSQPKYIITRRGLGYTMRNPGAGGSLG